One genomic region from Sciurus carolinensis chromosome 2, mSciCar1.2, whole genome shotgun sequence encodes:
- the LOC124977483 gene encoding olfactory receptor 4F3/4F16/4F29-like: MDRGNHSVVSEFVFLGLTRSWEIQLLLLVFSSVLYVASMTGNILIVFSVTTDPHLHSPMYFLLAGLSFIDLGACSVTSPKMIYDLFRKRKIISFGGCITQIFFIHVIGGVEMVLLMAMAFDRYVAICKPLHYLTIMSPWRCILFLAAAWGLGVIHSLFQLAFLINLPFCGPNTLDSFYCDLPLLLRLACADTYKLQFMVTVNSGFICVGSFFMLLISYVFILFTVWKHSSGGSSKALSTLSAHITVVILFFGPTLFVYTWPHSNSQIDKFLAIFDAVLTPFLNPVIYTFRNKDMKATMKRICRQLVIYRKIS; the protein is encoded by the coding sequence ATGGATAGAGGGAATCACTCGGTGGTGTCTGAGTTTGTATTTCTGGGACTCACTCGTTCGTGGGAGatccagctcctcctcctggtGTTCTCCTCTGTGCTCTATGTGGCAAGCATGACTGGCAACATCCTCATTGTGTTTTCTGTGACCACTGATCCTCACTTACACTCCCCTATGTACTTCCTGCTGGCGGGTCTCTCTTTCATTGACTTGGGAGCCTGCTCTGTCACTTCCCCCAAGATGATTTATGACCTTTTCAGGAAGCGCAAAATCATCTCCTTTGGAGGCTGCATCACCCAGATCTTCTTCATCCATGTCATTGGTGGTGTGGAGATGGTGCTGCTCATGGCCATGGCCTTTGACAGATATGTGGCCATATGCAAGCCTCTGCACTACCTGACCATCATGAGTCCATGGAGGTGCATTTTGTTTCTGGCTGCTGCCTGGGGCCTTGGCGTTATTCACTCATTGTTCCAACTGGCATTTCTTATTAATTTGCCCTTCTGTGGCCCTAATACACTGGACAGCTTTTACTGCGACCTCCCTCTGCTTCTCAGATTGGCCTGTGCAGATACCTACAAGTTGCAGTTCATGGTCACTGTCAACAGTGGGTTTATCTGTGTTGGCTCTTTCTTTATGCTTCTCATCTCCTATGTCTTCATCCTGTTCACTGTTTGGAAACACTCCTCAGGTGGTTCATCCAAGGCCCTCTCCACTCTCTCAGCTCACATCACTGTGGTCATTTTGTTCTTTGGTCCAACACTGTTTGTTTACACATGGCCACACTCTAATTCACAGATAGACAAATTTCTTGCTATTTTTGATGCAGTTCTCACTCCTTTTCTGAATCCAGTCATTTACACATTCAGGAATAAAGACATGAAAGCAACAATGAAGAGAATATGTAGACAGCTTGTGATTTATAGAAAGATCTCATAA